In Chiroxiphia lanceolata isolate bChiLan1 chromosome 2, bChiLan1.pri, whole genome shotgun sequence, a single genomic region encodes these proteins:
- the FILIP1L gene encoding filamin A-interacting protein 1-like isoform X2, with protein MVVDEQQRLTEQLNQQSKKIQELTTSTEQAHEKLAFAEAKIQEEKQRASRLEAELQVQSSKISQDQEAMMAKLTNEDSQNRQLRLKLTALSRQIDELEETNKSLRKAEEELQDLRDKINKGECGNATLMTEVEELRKRLLEMEGKDEELIKMEDQCRELNKKLEKEASQSKNLKGEVDKLNKRIMELEKLEDAFNKSKQECYSLKCNLEREKMLTKQLSHELDGLKARVGELEAIESKLEKTEFTLKEDLTKLKSLTVMLVDERKTMGEKIKQTEEKLQAATSQLQVEQNKVMSVTEKLIEESKKALKSKSDAEEKMSSVTKERDELKNKLKAEEEKGSDLVSKVNILRKRLQSLEDIEKEFLKSKLKDGTKSSTSLQQENNIIKELSQEVERLKQKLKEMKAIEDDLMKTEDEFECLERKYANERDRAKLLSEELEAVKMEMARYKLTEKAESNQEQHLFKKLKEEEAKSSHLSREVDALKEKMHEYMETEDLICHLRGDHSVLQRKLLQQENKNRDLAREMESLRKELERYRSFSKNFRPGHNGRRISDVQVFSKEIQTDPADNEPPDYKTLMPLERTVINGQLYEDSDNEDKGNNEEEQTASFKSNSSTVNAINKKLWIPWMKSKESHPQNGKIHTKQNGNCAQTGDLVLSHTPGQPLHIKVTPDHGQNTATLEITSPTTESPHSYKSTAVIPNCGTPKQRITIIQNASLTPVKSKAGEGYMTPEHVISPITMTTFARSQTPESCGSLTPERTMSPLALPGSSSQEQTLSPEPLEMGAKHAVFRVSPDRQSSWQFQRSNSTGSSVITTEDNKIHIHLGSPYVQTLPNSKPISPCNPVQDNRTPALANGLPNKPTNKITSSITITPTATPLPRQSQITITNAFRRSVPTRIPKPKPTSTTKAPAKIPAGHLNKPLQDSTAGKIHIIRTVSKTCLQSGGKRVHSNSLNGSTDNSWENSFHIGVSLRTAKS; from the exons ATGGTGGTGGATGAACAGCAAAGACTCACTGAGCAGTTGAAtcaacaaagtaaaaaaattcaagaattAACCACTTCTACAGAGCAAGCACATGAGAAGCTGGCTTTTGCTGAAGCAAAAAttcaagaagagaaacagagagcCAGCAGGCTGGAGGCTGAACTTCAAGTCCAAAGCAGTAAGATTTCCCAAGACCAAGAAGCAATGATGGCCAAACTAACCAACGAAGACAGTCAGAATCGCCAGCTCCGGCTGAAATTAACTGCTCTCAGCAGACAAATTgatgagctggaagagaccaaCAAATCTCTACGAAAAGCAGAAGAAGAACTGCAAGACCTAAGGGATAAGATAAATAAGGGAGAGTGTGGCAATGCCACACTTATGACTGAAGTAGAAGAACTACGGAAACGACTGCTGGAGatggaaggaaaagatgaagagCTCATAAAAATGGAAGATCAGTGCAGAGAGttgaataaaaaattagaaaaagaagcatCACAGAGCAAGAACCTTAAAGGGGAAGTCGATAAACTTAACAAAAGAATTATGGAGCTGGAGAAACTAGAAGACGCTTTCAACAAGAGTAAACAGGAATGTTACTCCCTGAAATGCAAtctagaaagggaaaaaatgttaaCAAAGCAGCTGTCCCACGAGCTGGATGGTTTAAAAGCTAGAGTCGGTGAGCTTGAAGCAATTGAAAGTAAGTTAGAAAAAACTGAGTTTACACTCAAAGAAGATTTGACAAAGCTGAAAAGCCTAACAGTGATGCTTGTGGATGAAAGAAAAACTATGggtgaaaaaataaagcaaacagaagaaaagcttcaAGCTGCAACTTCTCAGCTTCAGGTGGAACAAAATAAAGTGATGTCGGTTACAGAAAAACTAATTGAGGAAAGTAAAAAGGCACTGAAATCAAAATCCgatgcagaggaaaaaatgtcCAGTGTGACGAAAGAAAGAGatgaactgaaaaacaaactcaaagcagaagaggagaaaggaagtgATCTTGTTTCCAAAGTGAATATTCTAAGAAAAAGACTCCAATCACTGGAAGACATTGAAAAAGAGTTTCTTAAAAGTAAACTTAAGGATGGTACTAAATCTAGCACCTccttgcagcaggaaaacaacatAATCAAAGAGCTTTCTCAAGAAGTTGAGAGGCTTAAGCAGAAGCTCAAAGAAATGAAGGCCATAGAGGATGATCTTATGAAAACTGAAGATGAATTTGAGTgtctagaaagaaaatatgcCAATGAACGGGACAGAGCCAAGCTCCTatcagaggagctggaagctgtgaaaatggaaatggCTAGGTATAAATTAACAGAAAAGGCAGAGTCCAATCAGGAGCAGCACCTTTTTAAGAAGCTTAAAGAAGAGGAAGCTAAATCGAGTCATCTTTCCAGAGAAGTAGatgcactgaaagaaaaaatgcatgaGTACATGGAAACAGAAGACCTAATCTGCCACCTCCGAGGCGATCATTCAGTCTTACAGAGGAAACTTCtccagcaagaaaacaaaaacagggACTTAGCGAGAGAGATGGAAAGTCTCAGGAAAGAGTTGGAGAGGTACAGATCCTTCAGCAAGAACTTCAGGCCTGGTCACAATGGAAGGAGAATTTCTGATGTGCAagttttttctaaagaaatccAAACAGATCCAGCAGACAATGAACCACCCGATTACAAAACACTCATGCCTTTAGAGCGAACAGTCATAAATGGGCAGCTCTACGAAGACAGTGATAATGAGGACAAAGGCAATAATGAGGAGGAACAAACAGCGTCTTTCAAAAGCAACTCATCCACTGTCAATGccataaacaaaaaattatggATCCCGTGGATGAAGTCCAAAGAGAGCCATCCTCAAAATGGAAAGATACATACAAAGCAAAATGGAAACTGTGCACAGACTGGAGATCTAGTGCTAAGCCATACACCTGGCCAACCTCTTCACATAAAAGTAACTCCAGACCATGGACAGAACACAGCAACCCTTGAAATAACTAGTCCTACCACTGAAAGCCCTCACTCCTACAAAAGCACAGCAGTTATACCCAACTGTGGCACTCCAAAGCAAAGAATAACCATTATTCAAAACGCCTCCTTAACACCTGTAAAATCGAAAGCAGGAGAAGGTTACATGACCCCAGAGCACGTAATTTCTCCTATTACTATGACTACTTTTGCAAGATCTCAAACGCCTGAATCCTGTGGTTCTTTAACTCCTGAAAGAACAATGTCCCCTTTGGCTTTACCCGGCTCAAGTTCTCAGGAACAAACtctctccccagagcctttGGAAATGGGAGCCAAGCACGCTGTTTTTAGAGTATCCCCAGACAGACAGTCATCATGGCAGTTTCAGAGATCTAACAGTACAGGATCAAGTGTAATAACTACTGAGGATAACAAAATCCACATTCATTTAGGAAGTCCTTACGTCCAAACTCTCCCCAATTCCAAGCCCATCAGCCCTTGTAATCCAGTGCAAGACAACAGAACTCCAGCACTAGCCAATGGCCTACCCAATAAGCCCACCAATAAAATCACCAGCAGTATTACTATCACCCCAACAGCCACTCCTCTTCCACGGCAATCACAAATTACA ATCACCAACGCCTTCCGTCGGTCAGTTCCAACTCGGATCCCCAAACCAAAGCCCACCAGCACAACCAAAGCACCTGCCAAAATTCCCGCCGGACACCTCAACAAACCACTCCAagacagcactgctggaaagaTACACATTATAAGGACTGTGTCTAAAACCTGCCTTCAAAGTGGAGGGAAaag AGTGCATTCCAACAGTCTAAACGGCTCAACAGATAATTCCTGGGAAAACTCCTTTCACATAGGCGTTTCTTTAAGAACTGCCAAATCCTAA